From a single Anabas testudineus chromosome 5, fAnaTes1.2, whole genome shotgun sequence genomic region:
- the LOC113154785 gene encoding putative selection and upkeep of intraepithelial T-cells protein 1 homolog, with protein sequence MFGLRTKKIQQRLFFWFCFILSEFRKTNGRENGPDVVKVFVFEGEDVILPCSVNNKENIESKLFDWRKDEQKHVFRYDAGLHDNNGPTGQDEQFKGRVSLFKEQLKFGNASIIIRNTEVTDSGDYICDFPRLQPTQKFYIKLIVGAPPEPFITVLNITEQGVVLQCVVQCAFPEPTLQWRNSDGHILPAEKTQVSKRGGRYDVILQTTVTKTPTNCFTCEVRQEEIGHIVDRNITLPEKLFESCHSAGLFLGGLLAGVLILAVVETVVLLVGRNYITIVWKNGSQQQGTDSSNTAAEPLRSGLEMT encoded by the exons ATGTTCGGTCTGAGAACTAAGAAGATTCAGCAGCGTCTGTTTTTCtggttctgttttattctgagTGAGTTCAGAAAAACTAACGGACGTGAAAACG gacCAGATGTTgtcaaagtgtttgtgtttgaaggAGAAGACGTCATCTTACCCTGCTCAGTAAATAACAAGGAGAACATTGAGTCCAAACTCTTTGACTGGAGGAAAGATGAACAGAAGCACGTGTTCAGATATGATGCTGGTCTTCATGACAACAACGGTCCTACAGGTCAAGATGAACAGTTCAAAGGTCGAGTCTCACTTTTCAAAGAACAACTGAAGTTTGGTAACGCCTCCATAAtcatcagaaacacagaagtGACTGACAGTGGAGACTACATCTGTGATTTTCCACGTCTGCAGCCAACACAGAAATTCTACATTAAACTTATTGTTG GTGCACCTCCAGAGCCGTTCATCACAGTACTTAACATCACAGAACAAGGAgtggtgctgcagtgtgtggttCAGTGCGCTTTTCCAGAGCCGACGCTGCAGTGGAGGAACAGTGATGGACACATCCTTCCTGCTGAGAAGACTCAGGTTTCAAAAAGAGGAGGACGCTACGACGTTATACTACAAACTACTGTGACCAAGACACCGACCAACTGTTTTACCTGTGAAGTCAGACAGGAAGAGATCGGCCATATAGTTGATAGAAACATCACTTTACCAG AGAAACTGTTCGAGTCCTGTCACTCAGCTGGTCTGTTCCTAGGTGGACTGCTGGCTGGAGTTCTAATTCTTGCTGTTGTTGAAACAGTTGTTCTGCTTGTTGGCAGAAACTACATCACAATCGTCTGGAAGAACG gttCTCAGCAGCAGGGGACCGATTCTtccaacactgctgctgagcCACTTAGATCAGGATTGGAGATGACttaa
- the LOC113153543 gene encoding dedicator of cytokinesis protein 3-like encodes MVQGEYVSCLLSLLRQMTDIHFQHLMENFQSKEEVKEFLLKILCVFRNLMKLSIFPRDWNVMRLLTSNIILTTAQYLSPALHKNFTEAEFDFKVWNSYFSLAVLYINQPSLQLENLSPAKRKKILDKYGDMRVMMTYELFSMWQNLGENKIHFIPGMIGPFLGVTLVPQVEVRNIMIPIFHDMMDWEQRKNGNFKQVEAELIDKLDSLVSEGKGDENYRELFGLLLLEKIEQETWRETGISFVTSVTRLMERLLDYRDCMKGDETENKKIGCTVNLLNFYKSEINKEEMYIRYIHKLCDMHLQAENYTEAAFTLLLYWELLHWDERPLKEFLHYPAQTEWHRKEGLCRKVIHYFNKGKCWEYGIPLCRELAFQYESLYDYQSLSWIRKMEAAYYDNIMEQQRLEPEFFRVGFYGRKFPFFLRNKEFVCRGHDYERLEAFQQRMLGEFPQAIAMQHPNQPDEAILQCDAQYLQIYAVTPVPDSVGVLQMDRVPDRIKSFYRVNNVRRFRYDRPFHKGSKDRDNEFKSLWIERTTLILTHPLPGISRWFEVEKRELVEVSPLENAISVVENKNQELRTLISQYQHKQLHGNINLLSMTLNGVIDAAVNGGIARYQEAFFDKEYISSHPEDTEKITQLKDLMQEQVHVLGVGLAVHEKLVHPEMRPLHKKLIDQFQMMRSSLCHCFYMTLQGLPGLDKAGSGAPRGILASHSPMSPDSFKLLHRHSPIAVLTPVRNSSSSLSSQTSSEMGNVGNLLILADGMVVEHPEDFYRMQASPSSSSLSSTHSAPSQMMNSAPSTIRVGSPSLPDKYRHNREMLMLLPPHKDRPSSAMYSNITENGQPVNFQRALFHQVIGPCKPCSDPNLSVAEKVLTTPSSWSLDSGTREALPFLSAHVSGVMAPPVPPRNLPPGQHLSMHFDAFHHQVSDLPPALPARSLRKSPLHPIPASPTSPQSILDGSNSTLSGSASSGVSSLSESNFGGPPSSSDPPASRTDTLESAPSSQAWTTDQEDLDSPYQPVRYSMSEPEVLDGVKPPPCRSHSAPGGVAPAQTGGQIQPQTPGPASAGAPPQPQQQEALPTPQLHYYHHHFHPHYIAHHPPLYHLHEPPPALPPKPYLREGCIPEEDPLNPQSAPPPPAPRPMPRKISQPIIAATKDEQAKVAWEHGLSEE; translated from the exons ATGGTCCAG GGAGAGTACGTGTCCTGTCTCCTGTCGCTTCTCCGCCAGATGACAGACATCCACTTCCAACACCTGATGGAAAACTTTCAAAGCAAGGAGGAGGTCAAG gAGTTCCTGTTgaagattttgtgtgtgtttagaaactTGATGAAGCTCAGTATTTTCCCCCGTGACTGGAACGTCATGAGGCTCCTCACCAGCAA CATCATCCTGACCACAGCTCAGTAcctgtctcctgctctgcacAAGAACTTCACAGAAGCAGAATTTGACTTCAAG GTGTGGAACTCCTACTTCAGTCTGGCGGTGCTGTACATCAACCAGCCCAGTCTACAGCTGGAGAACCTGAGTCCTGCTAAGAGGAAGAAGATCCTAGACaa ATACGGAGACATGAGAGTGATGATGACCTACGAGCTGTTCAGCATGTGGCAGAACCTGG GTGAGAATAAGATCCATTTCATCCCCGGGATGATCGGCCCGTTCCTGGGAGTAACGCTGGTTCCTCAGGTGGAGGTTCGGAACATCATGATCCCCATCTTTCACGACATGATGGACTGGGAGCAACGCAAGAACGGAAACTTcaaacag gtggagGCTGAGCTGATTGACAAACTGGACAGTTTGGTTTCTGAGGGGAAAGGTGACGAGAACTACAGGGAACTCTTCGGTTTGCT TTTGTTGGAGAAGATTGAGCAGGAGACGTGGAGAGAGACGGGGATTTCCTTTGTTACCTCAGTCACACGGCTGATGGAACGACTGCTGGACTACAG ggACTGTATGAAGGGAGATGAGACGGAGAACAAGAAGATTGGCTGCACCGTGAATCTCCTG AACTTCTACAAGTCAGAGATCAATAAGGAGGAGATGTACATCCGCTACATCCACAAACTGTGTGATATGCATCTGCAGGCTGAGAACTACACTG AGGCCGCCTTCACTCTGCTGTTGTACTGGGAGCTGCTCCACTGGGACGAGCGTCCTCTGAAGGAGTTCCTACATTATCCCGCTCAGACCGAGTGGCACCGTAAGGAGGGGCTCTGCCGCAAGGTCATCCACTACTTCAACAAGGGGAAG TGCTGGGAGTACGGGATTCCTCTGTGCAGAGAGTTGGCCTTTCAGTATGAATCACTGTATGACTACCAGAGTCTCAGCTGGATACGg AAAATGGAGGCAGCTTATTACGACAACATCATGGAGCAGCAGCGTCTGGAGCCCGAGTTCTTCAGGGTTGGATTCTACGGCAGGAAGTTCCCTTTTTTCCTCAGA AACAAAGAGTTCGTCTGCCGAGGACACGACTACGAAAGGTTAGAGGCCTTCCAGCAAAGGATGCTGGGAGAATTCCCACAAGCCATTGCGATGCAGCACCCCAATCAGCCAGATGAGGCCATTCTGCAGTGTGATGCTCAGT ACCTCCAGATCTACGCAGTCACGCCGGTACCGGACAGCGTCGGCGTCCTCCAGATGGACAGAGTACCCGACCGCATCAAGAGCTTCTATCGTGTCAACAACGTTCGGCGTTTCCGTTACGACCGACCGTTCCACAAAGGTTCCAAAGACCGAGACAACGAGTTCAAG agtcTCTGGATCGAGCGGACCACTCTGATCCTCACTCACCCTCTGCCGGGGATTTCACGCTGGTTTGAGGTGGAGAAAAGGGAACTG GTGGAGGTGAGTCCGTTAGAAAACGCCATCTCCGTGGTGGAGAATAAGAACCAGGAGCTGCGGACTCTGATCAGCCAGTATCAACACAAGCAGCTGCACGGCAACATCAACCTGCTCAGCATGACCCTGAACGGAGTGATCGACGCTGCCGTTAACGGAGGCATCGCCAGATACCAAGAG GCTTTCTTTGATAAGGAGTACATCTCCAGCCACCCGGAAGACACAGAGAAGATCACACAGCTCAAAGACCTGATGCAGGAGCAG GTCCACGTCCTCGGAGTCGGCCTGGCCGTGCACGAGAAGCTGGTGCACCCAGAAATGCGTCCCCTGCACAAGAAGCTGATCGATCAGTTCCAGATGATGAGGAGCAGCCTCTGCCAT TGTTTCTACATGACGTTACAGGGTCTGCCTGGTTTAGACAAAGCTGGTTCAGGAGCCCCCAGAGGGATCCTGGCTTCTCACAGCCCCATGAGTCCCGACAGCTTCAAACTGCTGCATCGGCACAg TCCCATAGCTGTGCTGACTCCAGTACgcaactcctcctcctctctctcctctcaaaCCTCCAGTGAGATGGGGAACGTCGGGAATCTGCTGATCCTGGCTGACGGCATGGTGGTGGAGCATCCGGAGGACTTCTACCGTATGCAG GCGAGCCCGTCCTCCTCCAGCCTCAGCTCCACACACTCTGCTCCCTCTCAGATGATGAACTCTGCCCCGTCCACCATCAGAG tCGGTTCTCCGTCTCTACcagacaaatacagacacaacagagaaatgctgatgctgctgccgcCGCACAAAGACCGACCGAGCAGTGCGATGTACTCCAACATCACAGAGAACGGACAG cctgtGAACTTCCAGCGTGCGTTGTTCCACCAGGTGATTGGTCCATGTAAACCCTGCAGTGACCCCAACCTGTCTGTGGCAGAGAAAG tcCTCACCACCCCCAGTAGTTGGAGTTTGGACAGTGGGACCAGAGAAGCTCTCCCCTTCCTCTCTGCCCACGTTAGCGGTGTCATGGCGCCTCCCGTTCCCCCGCGCAACCTGCCTCCAG GCCAACACCTGTCGATGCACTTTGACGCTTTCCACCACCAGGTCAGCGACCTCCCTCCAGCTCTCCCTGCGCGCTCCTTAAGAAAG TCTCCCCTGCACCCTATACCTGCCTCGCCCACCAGTCCACAATCCATCCTGGATGGCAGTAACTCCACTTTGTCGGGCAGCGCCAGCTCTGGAGTCTCCTCCCTCAGTGAGAGCAACTTTGGCggccccccctcctcctctgaccCCCCAGCCAGCCGCACAGACACCCTGGAGTCGGCCCCCAGCAGCCAGGCCTGGACCACAGACCAGGAAGACCTGGACTCGCCCTATCAGCCCGTCAGGTACAGCATGTCTGAGCCTGAAGTCCTGGACGGTGTCAAGCCCCCGCCCTGCCGCAGCCACTCGGCCCCAGGGGGTGTCGCCCCAGCCCAGACGGGGGGCCAAATCCAGCCCCAGACTCCGGGTCCGGCCTCCGCTGGAGCTCCACCACAACCGCAGCAGCAGGAGGCGCTGCCAACCCCCCAACTCCACTACTATCACCACCACTTCCACCCACACTACATCGCCCACCACCCTCCTCTCTACCACCTCCACGAGCCTCCTCCAGCCCTGCCCCCCAAACCCTACCTCAGAGAGGGGTGTATCCCTGAAGAGGACCCCCTCAACCCCCAGTCTGCACCACCCCCTCCTGCTCCCAGACCAATGCCTCGCAAGATCTCCCAGCCCATAATCGCAGCCACCAAGGATGAGCAAGCTAAGGTGGCGTGGGAGCACGGCCTCAGTGAggagtga